A region of Elusimicrobiota bacterium DNA encodes the following proteins:
- the queG gene encoding tRNA epoxyqueuosine(34) reductase QueG, with the protein MSLAQDLKERSRKEGATAVGIAPAQPPPQAPLLQESPGEALAFLKRDAAVRQDVRRWYPEAKSVLVCGFAYAGRPEEGKPGTGRIARFAAHEDYHRVLKGRMDSILSWLRQNTPGADGRIFVDSSPVRERLYGAAAGLGWIGRNQLLISETAGSFFLIAGLALNLELETDRPVPDRCGSCRLCLGACPTGALGDGRCFAAGRCIAYLTIEHRGPIPLDIRPGLGRWVAGCDLCQEACPWNQKTAPDGVLAPVLPPELPLAELAALDEAGFRKRFGRTPVARLKRRGLVRNALLSMGNSGVAGLRPVLERFRADCDPVLREQAHWSLARLPS; encoded by the coding sequence TTGTCCCTCGCCCAGGACCTCAAGGAGCGCTCCCGCAAGGAGGGAGCCACCGCGGTCGGCATAGCGCCGGCCCAGCCTCCGCCGCAAGCGCCCCTGCTCCAGGAAAGCCCCGGGGAAGCCCTGGCTTTTCTCAAGCGGGATGCCGCGGTCCGGCAGGACGTGCGGCGCTGGTATCCCGAGGCGAAGTCCGTGCTCGTCTGCGGCTTCGCGTACGCGGGACGGCCCGAAGAGGGCAAGCCCGGCACAGGCCGCATCGCCCGCTTCGCCGCCCACGAGGACTACCATCGCGTCCTGAAAGGCCGGATGGACTCCATCCTCTCCTGGCTGCGGCAGAACACGCCGGGAGCCGACGGCCGCATCTTCGTGGATTCCAGCCCGGTGCGGGAGCGGCTCTACGGGGCCGCCGCCGGCCTGGGCTGGATCGGGCGCAACCAGCTCCTCATCTCCGAGACCGCCGGCTCCTTCTTCCTCATCGCCGGGCTGGCCTTGAACCTGGAGCTGGAGACTGACCGGCCGGTGCCCGACCGCTGCGGCTCCTGCCGGCTCTGCCTCGGTGCCTGCCCGACCGGCGCCTTGGGGGACGGCCGATGCTTCGCGGCCGGACGCTGCATCGCCTATCTCACCATCGAGCATCGCGGCCCCATCCCCTTGGACATCCGCCCCGGCCTGGGCCGCTGGGTGGCGGGCTGCGACCTCTGCCAGGAGGCCTGCCCCTGGAACCAGAAGACGGCCCCGGACGGCGTGCTCGCGCCCGTCCTGCCCCCGGAACTGCCTCTGGCCGAACTGGCCGCGCTCGACGAAGCCGGCTTCCGGAAGCGTTTCGGCCGCACGCCGGTCGCGCGGCTCAAACGCCGGGGCCTGGTGCGCAACGCCCTTCTGTCCATGGGCAATTCCGGGGTCGCGGGCCTCAGGCCCGTCCTGGAACGCTTCCGGGCCGACTGCGACCCCGTGCTCCGGGAGCAGGCCCACTGGAGCCTGGCGCGTTTGCCCTCCTAG
- a CDS encoding BamA/TamA family outer membrane protein translates to MRSLSTLRSLLLAGVVMALASLSLAQAPDPVPDLELVPSREMPKTPKESEIPVGLRWLLHPLKRGMMLNLPVVDTDPNRGVTYGVMPIWVIREKDGERIEQIHAPSLVYNHDFGLAPTYRYYYYPQTDAALVVRGAVAKFEHEVLVQYDDSSFKDTEIDLSLRAQWNRDAGQRYFGRGPNSSKNNETNYTEDYIQYLASVGAPFRPQSHWRAHLSDWFTADKISDGPLRGLPAFSATFPKSSQAASGREGIHVLRLVVDYDTRDQALTTSRGAYLQTFAGYSVRNLGSEEDFSRYGFDARYFFPWNEEHKTVTAAQVRFEQVMGNSPFWLQSRLGGKYALRAYGDGRYTDRGLLVGNVEQRFTFYKAKMADVWTEFELAPFAGLGTVFNNPERMAGRYARPVVGTAVRAVARPQVVGSIDFGYGQEGLAVFMDINYSF, encoded by the coding sequence ATGAGGAGCCTGTCCACGCTCAGGTCGCTCCTGCTTGCGGGCGTGGTCATGGCCCTGGCCTCGCTCAGCCTAGCTCAAGCACCGGACCCGGTCCCGGATCTGGAGCTGGTGCCGAGCCGCGAGATGCCCAAGACCCCGAAAGAGAGTGAGATTCCAGTAGGCCTGCGCTGGCTGCTGCACCCCCTCAAGCGCGGGATGATGCTGAACCTGCCGGTCGTGGACACCGACCCCAACCGCGGCGTGACCTACGGGGTCATGCCCATCTGGGTCATACGCGAGAAAGACGGCGAGCGCATCGAGCAGATCCACGCGCCATCCTTGGTCTACAATCACGATTTCGGCCTTGCGCCCACCTATCGCTACTACTACTATCCCCAGACGGACGCGGCTTTGGTGGTGCGCGGCGCCGTGGCCAAGTTCGAGCATGAGGTGCTGGTGCAGTACGATGACTCCAGCTTCAAGGACACGGAGATCGACCTCTCCTTGCGCGCGCAGTGGAACCGGGACGCCGGACAGCGTTACTTCGGCCGCGGCCCGAACTCATCCAAGAACAATGAGACCAACTACACGGAGGATTACATCCAGTACCTGGCCTCCGTGGGCGCGCCCTTCAGACCCCAGAGTCATTGGCGCGCGCATCTCTCCGACTGGTTCACGGCCGACAAGATATCGGACGGCCCCCTGCGGGGGCTGCCCGCCTTCAGCGCCACGTTCCCGAAGTCCTCGCAGGCGGCGTCAGGCCGCGAAGGCATACACGTGCTGCGTCTCGTGGTGGACTACGACACGCGCGACCAGGCCCTGACCACCAGCCGGGGAGCCTATCTGCAGACCTTCGCCGGATACTCGGTCAGGAATCTCGGCAGCGAGGAGGACTTCAGCCGCTACGGGTTCGACGCCCGCTACTTCTTCCCCTGGAACGAAGAGCACAAGACCGTCACCGCGGCGCAGGTCAGGTTCGAGCAGGTCATGGGCAACTCCCCGTTCTGGCTGCAGTCGCGCCTGGGAGGCAAGTACGCCCTGCGCGCTTACGGCGACGGCCGCTACACGGACCGGGGCCTGCTGGTGGGCAACGTGGAACAGCGGTTCACCTTCTACAAGGCCAAGATGGCCGACGTCTGGACCGAGTTCGAGCTCGCCCCCTTCGCCGGCCTGGGCACGGTGTTCAACAACCCCGAGCGCATGGCCGGCCGCTACGCGCGGCCCGTGGTGGGCACCGCGGTCCGCGCCGTGGCCCGGCCTCAGGTGGTAGGGTCCATAGACTTCGGCTACGGCCAAGAGGGCCTCGCCGTGTTCATGGACATCAACTACTCCTTCTGA
- a CDS encoding 4Fe-4S dicluster domain-containing protein has translation MKPELKVDMTVEAKLGTLEWKKAPESHISLRDATPQSPCVAKCQDKPCATVCPAKVYEWEAAHQKIVVNYENCIECGACRMLCPYDNIICDWPIGGMGVKYKYG, from the coding sequence ATGAAGCCCGAGCTCAAGGTGGACATGACGGTCGAGGCCAAGCTCGGGACCTTGGAGTGGAAGAAGGCCCCGGAGAGCCACATCAGCCTGCGCGACGCCACGCCGCAGTCTCCGTGCGTGGCGAAGTGCCAGGACAAGCCCTGCGCCACGGTGTGTCCGGCCAAGGTCTACGAATGGGAGGCGGCGCATCAGAAGATCGTGGTCAACTACGAGAACTGCATCGAATGCGGCGCCTGCCGCATGCTCTGCCCCTATGACAACATCATCTGCGACTGGCCCATCGGGGGCATGGGCGTGAAGTACAAGTACGGCTGA
- a CDS encoding FAD-dependent oxidoreductase gives MSDTSYDAIVVGAGPAGVAAALTMARAGLKVALLERGEYPGAKNVQGAVLYSRMLHELVPDFWKQPEAAVERPVLEQKACITTEDSWITFGYKSLKFLEGVPNCYTIIRVKFDQWFAAQAEAAGAELFCGVKVNEVIRKDGRIAGIKTSDGDELEASVVLACDGANSLLAQKAGFIDELKPVEVALGAKEVIALDSKVIEDRFQLNPGEGSAMEIYGSITLGMLGYAFIYTNKESVSLGVGCRLSDYQAKGLRPSDHLELVKQHPYIKKLISGGKTLEYSSHLIPEGGFKSMPPLYADGFLVAGDAAQMTNPPYREGSNMAMTAGRLAGETVVEAKKKGDFSAATLAAYAAKLKASYVLSDMEDIKDLEEAVAAVPDFLRAYPKLACDLAHLRFAADGVPKREHLKAAVKRVREHGLLRIAKDLWPLRKVAI, from the coding sequence GTGTCCGACACCTCATATGACGCCATAGTCGTGGGCGCCGGTCCGGCCGGCGTCGCGGCCGCCCTGACCATGGCCCGGGCCGGGCTCAAGGTCGCGCTCCTGGAGCGCGGGGAGTACCCGGGCGCCAAGAACGTGCAGGGCGCGGTCCTTTACTCCCGCATGCTCCACGAACTGGTGCCTGATTTCTGGAAGCAGCCCGAAGCGGCGGTGGAGCGGCCCGTGCTGGAGCAGAAGGCCTGCATCACCACCGAGGACTCCTGGATCACCTTCGGCTACAAATCCCTCAAGTTCCTCGAGGGAGTGCCGAACTGCTACACCATCATACGGGTCAAGTTCGACCAGTGGTTCGCGGCCCAGGCCGAGGCCGCCGGCGCCGAGCTCTTCTGCGGGGTGAAGGTCAACGAGGTCATCCGCAAGGACGGCCGCATCGCGGGCATCAAGACTTCGGACGGAGACGAGCTGGAAGCTTCGGTCGTGCTGGCCTGCGACGGGGCCAACTCCCTGCTCGCCCAGAAGGCGGGCTTCATCGACGAGCTCAAGCCCGTGGAAGTGGCTCTGGGCGCCAAGGAAGTCATCGCTCTCGACTCCAAGGTCATCGAAGACCGCTTCCAACTCAACCCGGGAGAGGGCTCGGCCATGGAGATCTACGGCTCCATCACGCTGGGCATGCTGGGCTACGCTTTCATCTACACCAACAAGGAGTCGGTTTCCTTGGGGGTGGGCTGTCGCTTGAGCGACTACCAGGCCAAGGGCCTGCGTCCTTCCGACCATCTGGAGCTGGTCAAGCAGCATCCCTACATCAAGAAGCTCATCTCCGGCGGCAAGACCCTGGAGTACTCCTCGCACCTCATCCCCGAGGGGGGGTTCAAGTCCATGCCTCCTCTGTACGCGGACGGCTTCCTGGTCGCGGGCGACGCGGCCCAGATGACCAACCCGCCTTACCGCGAGGGCTCCAACATGGCCATGACCGCCGGCCGCCTGGCCGGGGAGACCGTGGTGGAGGCCAAGAAGAAGGGTGATTTCTCGGCCGCCACGCTGGCGGCCTACGCGGCCAAGCTCAAGGCCAGCTACGTGCTCTCCGACATGGAGGACATCAAGGACCTCGAAGAGGCCGTGGCCGCGGTCCCCGATTTCCTGCGGGCCTATCCCAAGCTGGCTTGCGACCTGGCGCATCTGCGCTTCGCCGCCGACGGGGTCCCCAAGCGGGAGCACCTCAAGGCCGCGGTCAAGCGCGTCCGAGAGCACGGCCTGCTGCGCATAGCCAAAGACCTGTGGCCTCTGCGCAAGGTGGCGATATGA
- a CDS encoding response regulator: MAHRIMAVDDEPEMLSLVKFTLERAGYEVRTCDNGRQAWDAIIQFKPELLILDVMLPGIDGYSLQVKLAQEPATKDMPIIVLTSLEPAKTLFRKFPQVAGFMTKPFKPEELLETIAMALARDQRPNA; encoded by the coding sequence ATGGCCCACAGGATCATGGCGGTCGACGATGAGCCCGAGATGCTCAGCCTCGTCAAATTCACTTTGGAGCGCGCGGGCTACGAGGTCCGCACCTGCGACAACGGCCGCCAGGCCTGGGACGCCATCATCCAGTTCAAGCCCGAGCTGCTCATCCTCGACGTGATGCTGCCCGGCATCGACGGCTATTCCCTGCAGGTCAAGCTCGCGCAGGAGCCGGCGACCAAGGACATGCCCATCATCGTGCTGACTTCTTTGGAGCCGGCCAAGACCTTGTTCCGGAAGTTCCCCCAGGTGGCGGGATTCATGACCAAGCCGTTCAAGCCCGAGGAACTCCTGGAGACCATCGCGATGGCCCTGGCTCGGGACCAGCGGCCCAACGCCTGA
- a CDS encoding ATPase, T2SS/T4P/T4SS family: MSDAAQSLLKAYADPEVIEVIVNDDGSVFLEHAGTHLEKQPFQVGPADIDLFLKTVLGRTESFGPARPYADLSATDGSRVHVIAPPLVRGGLCVTIRKRPSRRPHLGEIARSGAITLGCASFLKFAVKHHRNILIIGGTSSGKTTLLNALGALIPNEERIIVLEDTPELMFPQPHVMYLRTRVRDAAGLPDVTLRDLVTNTLRMRPDRIIVGEVRSAEAMDMLQAMNVGHEGVMCTLHANSAREGLQRLETLVLSAGLELPLRAVRSTIVLALDLVVVMARLADGSRRVTQVTELTGMELDNITLSDLFLVEARKTAGGMGFALRPTGSMPRFYDQLRKQGEETPLEFFQETAPGAPR; this comes from the coding sequence ATGTCCGACGCCGCCCAGAGCCTCCTGAAGGCCTACGCGGACCCCGAGGTCATCGAGGTCATCGTCAACGACGACGGCTCGGTGTTCCTGGAACACGCGGGCACGCATCTGGAGAAGCAGCCCTTTCAGGTCGGTCCCGCGGACATCGACCTGTTCCTCAAGACCGTGCTGGGCCGCACCGAGAGCTTCGGCCCGGCCCGTCCCTACGCGGACCTGTCGGCGACGGACGGCTCGCGCGTGCACGTCATCGCCCCGCCGCTGGTGCGCGGCGGACTCTGCGTCACCATCCGCAAGCGGCCCAGCCGCCGGCCGCATCTCGGCGAGATCGCCCGCAGCGGCGCCATCACGCTGGGCTGCGCCTCTTTCCTGAAGTTCGCGGTCAAGCATCACCGCAACATCCTCATCATCGGGGGCACCAGCTCGGGCAAGACCACGCTCCTCAACGCCCTCGGCGCGCTGATCCCGAACGAGGAGCGCATCATCGTCCTGGAGGACACTCCGGAGCTGATGTTCCCTCAGCCTCATGTGATGTACCTGCGCACGCGGGTGCGCGACGCGGCGGGCCTGCCCGACGTCACCCTGCGCGACCTGGTCACCAACACCCTGCGCATGCGGCCCGACCGCATCATCGTCGGCGAGGTGCGCAGCGCGGAGGCCATGGACATGCTCCAGGCCATGAACGTGGGGCACGAGGGCGTCATGTGCACCTTGCACGCCAACTCGGCCCGCGAGGGCCTGCAGCGCCTGGAGACCTTGGTCCTTTCCGCCGGATTGGAGCTGCCGCTGCGCGCCGTGCGCTCGACCATCGTGCTGGCCCTCGACCTGGTGGTGGTCATGGCCCGGCTCGCCGACGGTTCCCGCCGCGTGACCCAAGTGACCGAGTTGACGGGAATGGAATTGGACAACATCACCCTGTCGGACCTGTTCCTGGTGGAGGCGCGCAAGACCGCGGGCGGCATGGGCTTCGCGCTGCGCCCCACCGGGTCCATGCCACGGTTCTACGACCAGCTGCGCAAGCAGGGCGAGGAGACGCCGCTGGAGTTCTTCCAAGAGACGGCGCCCGGGGCGCCGCGTTGA
- the tilS gene encoding tRNA lysidine(34) synthetase TilS encodes MRRVEFAARVWSKLLAFDRAEALLARGDRVLAAVSGGPDSVCLAHFLRTLGRRKGFSVALAHVHHGLRGIAADRDARFVSELGRRWDVPASVTSVPVRALAKKRGQGIEDAARKLRYEALVREARRLRCNKIATGHHLDDQAETVLLHLLRASRLAALAGISPKRALSGKVSLIRPLLPLRRDEVLAYLRIHGLKYRHDSTNRDTQFTRNWIRRKVLPLLESRNPSIRERLAAFAAQARALNEGR; translated from the coding sequence ATGCGCCGCGTGGAATTCGCCGCCCGCGTCTGGTCCAAGCTGCTGGCCTTCGATCGGGCCGAGGCGCTGCTGGCGCGCGGCGACCGGGTCCTGGCCGCGGTCTCCGGAGGGCCGGACTCCGTCTGCCTGGCCCATTTCCTGCGCACCCTGGGCCGCCGCAAGGGCTTCAGCGTGGCGCTGGCGCACGTCCACCACGGCCTGCGCGGCATCGCGGCGGACCGAGACGCGCGCTTCGTGAGCGAGTTGGGCCGGCGGTGGGATGTCCCCGCCTCCGTCACCAGCGTCCCGGTGCGCGCTCTAGCCAAGAAACGCGGACAAGGGATCGAGGATGCGGCGCGCAAGCTGCGCTATGAGGCTCTGGTCCGGGAAGCGCGGCGTCTGCGGTGCAATAAGATCGCCACCGGCCATCACCTCGACGACCAGGCCGAGACGGTGCTCCTGCACCTGCTGCGCGCCAGCCGCCTCGCGGCTTTGGCCGGGATATCGCCCAAGCGCGCGCTCTCAGGAAAAGTGTCGCTCATCCGGCCGCTGCTGCCTTTGCGGCGCGACGAAGTCCTGGCCTATCTGCGGATTCACGGCTTGAAATACAGGCATGACAGCACCAACCGCGACACGCAGTTCACCCGCAACTGGATCCGCCGGAAGGTCCTGCCTCTGCTGGAGAGCCGCAACCCGAGCATCCGGGAGCGCCTGGCCGCCTTCGCGGCCCAGGCCCGGGCCTTAAATGAGGGGAGATAG
- a CDS encoding MBL fold metallo-hydrolase: MQRIRRGLYLLESALANCYLIEGTRGLTLFDTGQPSSAPGLIEEIERNGFSIRDIEAIVLSHSHFDHAGGARGLLERHRVKVFAHPADSPSVKGQDQPPRNLGMRLLRFLIGLRYPYRPLEVVVPIDEGEALRHLPQWQVLRLPGHTAGSIGLYQPGEKALLCGDALNNRGRRLAIPGDAHCQDPVAARESVRKMGALDLEVLGCGHGPVLLSRAGLKVHDLLSPLI; the protein is encoded by the coding sequence GTGCAGCGCATCCGCCGAGGGCTCTACCTGCTGGAATCGGCCCTGGCCAACTGCTATCTCATCGAGGGGACCCGCGGCCTGACCCTTTTCGACACCGGGCAGCCTTCGTCCGCGCCGGGGCTCATCGAGGAGATCGAGCGCAACGGCTTCTCCATCAGGGACATCGAGGCTATCGTCCTGAGCCATTCCCATTTCGACCATGCCGGCGGGGCCCGGGGCCTGTTGGAACGGCATCGGGTCAAGGTCTTCGCGCACCCCGCCGACAGCCCCTCGGTCAAGGGCCAGGACCAGCCGCCGCGCAACCTGGGCATGCGCCTGCTGCGCTTCCTGATCGGCCTGCGCTATCCCTACCGCCCGCTGGAGGTCGTGGTCCCCATCGACGAGGGAGAGGCCCTGAGGCATCTGCCTCAGTGGCAGGTCCTGCGCCTGCCCGGACACACCGCAGGCTCGATCGGCCTATATCAGCCGGGAGAGAAGGCGCTGCTCTGCGGCGACGCGCTCAACAATCGCGGCCGCCGCCTCGCAATCCCCGGAGACGCTCACTGCCAGGACCCGGTGGCGGCCCGCGAGTCGGTCCGCAAGATGGGCGCCCTCGACCTGGAGGTCCTGGGCTGCGGCCATGGCCCGGTCCTGCTCTCCCGCGCGGGGCTGAAGGTCCACGACCTGCTATCTCCCCTCATTTAA
- a CDS encoding peptidylprolyl isomerase has protein sequence MKRIALLAVLLAVGPSGCKKRPQAAGTFAVIETSMGTITVELLKDKAPKTVAHFIGLATGKKAWRDPRNSAVRYEPLYDGVPFHRVVPGFMIQAGDPSGRGDGDIGCTVKDEIDPKARYDRPGLVGMANFGPDTNGSQFFITVGPGPDLDGRNTLFGRVTDGLGVAVAISKVPRNELESSNRPLKPVLIKTLRIVER, from the coding sequence ATGAAGCGCATCGCGCTGCTGGCGGTGCTGCTGGCCGTCGGGCCGTCGGGCTGCAAGAAGAGGCCCCAGGCCGCCGGAACCTTCGCGGTGATCGAGACTTCTATGGGCACCATAACGGTGGAGCTGCTCAAGGACAAGGCGCCCAAGACCGTGGCGCACTTCATCGGACTGGCCACGGGCAAGAAGGCCTGGCGCGACCCGCGCAACAGCGCGGTGCGCTATGAGCCGCTCTACGACGGCGTGCCGTTCCACCGCGTGGTCCCGGGCTTCATGATCCAGGCCGGAGACCCTTCGGGCCGGGGCGACGGGGACATCGGCTGCACGGTCAAGGATGAGATCGACCCCAAGGCTCGTTACGACCGTCCGGGCCTGGTCGGCATGGCCAACTTCGGACCGGACACCAACGGCAGCCAGTTCTTCATCACCGTGGGCCCGGGGCCCGACCTGGACGGCCGCAACACCCTCTTCGGCCGGGTCACCGACGGCCTCGGAGTGGCCGTGGCCATCTCCAAGGTGCCGCGCAACGAGCTGGAGAGCTCCAACCGGCCGCTCAAGCCGGTCCTGATCAAGACGCTGCGCATCGTGGAGCGCTAG
- a CDS encoding NAD(P)H-hydrate epimerase, translating into MSEELLPATYQGLPVVTAERMREIDRIATEQRGLKVIDLMENAGRAVARETAAFLASRGIRVAVCCGRGANGGDGLVAARILHGKGAEVQAFICSPRGRYPEPVQTNLDRALAAKVPVFPAEDEAALQPGLADADIILDGLLGTGSSGEPEGAVRQVIEAIAGSKKPVVAIDLPSGLDPDTGRPSAACVTAALTLTLGLPKRGLVAAHARPFVGELKVLDIGFPKDLLTP; encoded by the coding sequence ATGTCCGAGGAACTCCTCCCCGCCACCTACCAGGGCCTGCCCGTGGTCACCGCCGAGCGCATGCGCGAGATCGACCGCATCGCCACGGAGCAGCGCGGCCTCAAAGTCATCGACCTCATGGAGAACGCGGGCCGCGCCGTGGCCCGGGAGACCGCGGCCTTCCTCGCCTCGCGCGGCATCCGGGTCGCGGTCTGCTGCGGCCGGGGCGCCAACGGCGGCGACGGCCTGGTCGCGGCCCGGATCCTCCATGGGAAGGGGGCCGAGGTCCAGGCCTTCATATGCTCCCCGCGGGGCCGCTACCCCGAACCCGTGCAGACCAACCTCGACCGCGCTTTGGCCGCCAAGGTCCCGGTCTTCCCGGCCGAGGACGAGGCCGCGCTCCAGCCCGGGCTGGCCGACGCCGACATCATCCTCGACGGCCTGCTGGGCACAGGCTCCAGCGGCGAGCCCGAAGGCGCCGTGCGCCAAGTCATCGAGGCCATCGCCGGGTCCAAAAAGCCGGTCGTGGCCATAGACCTGCCCTCGGGCCTCGACCCGGATACGGGCCGTCCCAGCGCGGCTTGCGTCACGGCCGCCCTGACCCTCACTTTGGGCCTGCCCAAGCGGGGACTGGTCGCCGCGCACGCGCGCCCCTTCGTCGGCGAGCTCAAGGTGCTCGACATCGGCTTCCCCAAGGACCTCCTGACTCCATGA